One Aethina tumida isolate Nest 87 chromosome 5, icAetTumi1.1, whole genome shotgun sequence genomic window carries:
- the LOC109601401 gene encoding kinase D-interacting substrate of 220 kDa B isoform X2 — protein sequence MPRDGSSASSRTSSRSGGEKAPLIVATPKTYGSLIPYYEFVKATARAQTNQTLHRTESMVSLCYRNLIGFINDDNIQGLESFLENKQVQIDDKDENGATALMVAATKGRSNFVSKLLANGADPNVEDNDGWTALLCASKEGHADVVRQLLEASAAVDHRDMGGWTSLMWATYKGRTEVALALLQAGADVNAHGNYHISSLLWAAGRGHHQITEALLAHGAKVNVGDKYGTTALVWACRKGYTDIVETLLKHGANVDTAGMYSWTALLVATQGNHVDVVNLLLEHKPNVNALDKDGCSPLTIACKEGYYEIATALMATGAYINIQDRAGDTNLIHAVKGGHRAVVEALLKKYADVDVMGKDKKTAMYIAVEKGNVNIAKMLLSSNPDLELATKDGDTPLLKAVRSRNAELVQMLLDKKAKVSAADKKGDTALHIAMRARSKAIVEILLRNPKHSQLLYRPNRNGETPYNIDVNHPKTILGQIFGARRLNTNEDNENMLGYDLYSSALADILSEPSLSMPITVGLYAKWGSGKSFLLSKLREEMKNFAREWVDPVFQFTSLLFLVLIHITITLGMIFGLSLQSWIVGLVVGLAVLILCYMFLALTWFASKKYDWDWPYNFNVKLTRKLNNLKLVLQILFCHPPGISNNDGVSAHPIRFFFTDQTRVSSTADGKNSIVQMIGSLYDAIENEYGSVATRLYRAFKPKPEKSSSTWTWRKLCCLPYVLIFEIAFLSLTLGVCALTMYLVNVNSSSEMDDFVLQIILICTALLLGVTAVANLYTWSKLLRTVFFSQRRHLQKSISRLETLNSEGFLQTLRQEVTLMKDMVRCLDRLSQQQTRMVIVVDGLDSCEQEKVLLILDTVHMLFSDANTPFIVILAIDPHVIAKAVEINSKRLFSENNIGGHNYLNNMVHLPFYLQNSGLRKVKVAQQTALSHRKNVASTWNENEDNLNSFLARSASCRRLSNENMLMSSRENLKLPGRKGSRKLKLSESIASSIGSNLNKIGGAQDLTKMLLTDDYFSDVNPRSMRRLMNVVYVTGRLLKAFQIDFNWYRLASWINITEQWPFRTSWIIYHYDLYEESLEDSTSLKSIYDKIRPHIPCIKNTEPLMDLDRDEKKFDIFLTFHRSSLLVSDLKIFLPFTINLDPYLKKLIKEETQTLEDEGISFGQAASLNVLHPNNSFTSWPGQQQTHIDWNTPKNSMVNRRAKPHSVAKMAPHSGSMMYPHPSMMSFTPHWQDPTTLHHFQTTPLPSLAPVTALEPEILEHKLSTLNIDGVCKLMQKIQDLDNNSLEQYISVIKKHNVNGKVLLHCDLEELKRLLNMSFGDWEMFKVLLISLREYEVTSLMREDEVVKPASSNKHERKASVTKLQVPGEKDSKMQVDGPPKERKQSVIEKQVTLEEQMICGALQTLNEEACEDVLEETEETKIVIEGDVPQTSVIPPSPDQANNQDWSRGTRSRTNSSSGLVGDTDFVLLQSSPVGHMHWHPVSISIGGHRHSPTASDHSSCSSQPPSPVAERRLSSIRIEDFNKRGRHVVIKTGYTDNTPRVSISSNNSTVLYENMDEKPQQYKTTGSQTKPRPSSLYLIKHEQRHKPSIRNRSKSIDNSQQKKEKKESSFERLHRLKEKLLHSSPELNENASDNESTPLVSEVSTPSKSGQSTEVKTSESNSLVASPVSHKSLSPDQPTKIQTRSEMNLTETTDMSPSIYDDPNDRSITNPSFSPEFHMRPRTMSDCTNSSVSGLDHFQSNYSVHSHSSSSPLSRQNAMESEENLTDVFCDPVSKQ from the exons ACATTACACAGGACAGAGTCCATGGTGTCCTTATGTTACCGGAATCTGATAGGGTTTATCAACGATGACAACATACAGGGTTTGGAGTCGTTCCTGGAAAACAAACAAGTGCAGATCGACGATAAAGATGAG AACGGAGCGACAGCACTCATGGTGGCGGCCACCAAGGGCCGCTCCAACTTCGTCAGCAAGCTGCTGGCGAACGGGGCAGATCCTAACGTGGAGGACAACGACGGTTGGACGGCGCTGCTGTGCGCGTCCAAGGAGGGCCACGCCGACGTCGTCCGGCAGTTGCTCGAGGCTAGCGCCGCCGTAGATCACAGAGACATG GGCGGTTGGACGTCTTTGATGTGGGCGACGTACAAGGGACGCACCGAAGTCGCCCTGGCGTTGTTGCAGGCGGGGGCGGACGTGAACGCCCACGGCAATTACCACATTTCGTCCTTGCTGTGGGCGGCCGGTCGCGGCCACCACCAAATTACCGAGGCGCTGCTGGCGCACGGTGCTAAAGTAAACGTAGGCGATAAGTACGGCACCACCGCCTTGGTGTGGGCGTGCCGTAAGGGTTACACCGATATTGTCgaaacacttttgaaacacGGTGCTAATGTGGATACTGCCGGCATGTATTCGTGGACCGCTTTGCTGGTGGCCACACAGGGTAACCACGTGGACGTGGTTAATTTGTTACTGGAGCACAAGCCTAACGTCAACGCACTGGACAAAGACGGCTGCAGCCCTCTTACAATCGCTTGTAAGGAAGGGTACTATGAGATAGCCACAGCACTTATGGCGACTGGGGCTTATATTAACATTCAAGACAGAGCGGGGGACACGAATTTGATACACGCAGTGAAGGGTGGTCACAGGGCGGTGGTGGAGGCGCTGTTGAAGAAGTACGCAGACGTCGACGTAATGGGTAAAGATAAGAAAACCGCTATGTACATTGCGGTTGAGAAAGGCAACGTTAACATCGCCAAGATGTTACTGAGCAGCAATCCAGACCTGGAGTTGGCTACGAAAGATGGCGATACACCTTTACTTAAAGCTGTACGTTCTCGCAACGCCGAATTGGTACAAATGCTGCTGGACAAAAAGGCTAAAGTATCAGCCGCCGACAAAAAAGGCGACACTGCGCTTCATATAGCTATGCGTGCCCGTTCCAAAGCTATAGTTGAAATTTTGTTACGCAACCCGAAGCACAGTCAATTGTTGTACAGACCAAACAGAAATGGGGAGACCCCTTATAATATCGATGTTAACCATCCCAAGACGATTTTGGGACAGATTTTTGGCGCTCGAAGACTTAACACTAACGAAGATAATGAGAACATGTTGGGGTATGATTTGTACAGTAGTGCGTTGGCTGACATATTAAGTGAGCCATCCTTATCAATGCCCATTACTGTGGGGTTATATGCCAAATGGGGCAGTGGAAAATCGTTTCTGTTAAGCAAGCTTAGGGAGGAGATGAAGAATTTTGCCAGAGAATGGGTGGATCCGGTCTTCCAGTTCACGAGTCTGTTGTTCCTTGTACTTATTCATATTACCATTACCTTAGGAATGATTTTTGGACTGTCTTTGCAGTCGTGGATTGTGGGTTTGGTTGTAGGACTAGCCGTTTTAATTCTTTGTTACATGTTTTTGGCGTTAACGTGGTTTGCTAGTAAAAAGTATGATTGGGATTGGCCGTATAACTTCAACGTAAAGTTGACCAGAAAactgaacaatttaaaattggtacTGCAAATATTATTCTGCCATCCCCCAGGTATATCTAATAACGACGGTGTATCAGCTCATCCAATAAG atTCTTTTTCACGGATCAAACAAGGGTCAGCAGCACAGCCGACGGCAAAAACTCGATAGTCCAAATGATAGGCTCCCTATACGACGCAATTGAAAATGAATATGGCTCAGTTGCCACTCGTTTATACCGTGCATTCAAACCGAAGCCGGAGAAGTCTTCCTCCACGTGGACGTGGAGAAAGTTGTGCTGCCTGCCTTACGTTCTTATTTTCGAAATCGCTTTCTTATCGCTGACGTTGGGAGTCTGTGCCTTGACTATGTACTTGGTCAACGTTAACAGTAGCTC CGAAATGGACGACTTCGTCCTTCAGATCATCCTCATTTGTACAGCCCTGTTGTTGGGCGTAACGGCGGTTGCTAATCTGTACACGTGGAGCAAACTGCTAAGGACCGTGTTCTTTTCGCAGCGTCGTCATCTCCAGAAGTCCATTTCTAGGTTGGAGACACTCAACTCTGAGGGCTTCCTGCAAACCTTGCGCCAAGAA gTAACGTTAATGAAGGACATGGTGCGTTGCTTGGACAGATTAAGCCAGCAGCAAACTCGCATGGTGATCGTAGTTGATGGCTTGGACAGTTGTGAGCAGGAAAAGGTTTTGTTGATACTCGACACCGTTCACATGTTATTCTCCGATGCCAACACACcctttattgtaattttggcTATCGATCCGCACGTAATCGCAAAG GCTGTTGAGATCAACTCAAAACGGTTGTTCAGCGAAAACAACATCGGCGGCCACAACTACCTCAACAATATGGTGCACCTGCCGTTTTACTTGCAAAACTCCGGTCTTAGGAAGGTGAAAGTCGCCCAACAAACAGCACTGTCCCACAGGAAAAATGTTGCCTCCACGTGGAACGAAAACGAGGATAACTTGAATTCTTTCCTTGCCAGATCT GCCTCTTGCCGAAGACTTTCAAACGAGAACATGCTGATGTCTAGTCGTGAGAATCTGAAGTTGCCAGGCAGAAAAGGCTCGCGTAAACTTAAGCTATCCGAATCGATAGCCAGCTCAATTGGCTCGAATTTGAACAAGATTGGAGGAGCTCAGGATCTTACTAAGATGTTACTTACTGACGACTATTTCAGTGACGTCAATCCCAGGTCAATGAGAAGACTGATGAACGTAGTTTATGTTACAG GTCGGTTACTTAAAGCATTCCAAATAGATTTTAACTGGTATCGTTTGGCCTCGTGGATCAACATAACGGAACAGTGGCCATTCCGCACCTCATGGATAATATACCATTATGATTTATACGAAGAAAGTCTCGAAGATAGTACTTCTTTAAAGTCAATCTACGACAAGATCCGCCCACACATTCCCTGCATCAAAAACACGGAACCGTTGATGGATTTGGACAGAGATGAGAAAAAGTTCGACATCTTCTTAACCTTCCACCGGTCTAGTCTTTTAGTGAGCGATTTGAAGATATTCTTGCCCTTCACCATCAACCTGGACCcctatttaaagaaactaatcaAAGAGGAGACACAGACGTTGGAGGATGAAGGCATTTCGTTTGGACAGGCCGCATCACTTAACGTATTGCATCCAAACAATTCATTTACATCTTGGCCTGGCCAACAACAGACACATATAGACTGGAACACTCCTAAGAACAGTATGGTGAATAGACGTGCGAAACCACATTCAGTAGCCAAGATGGCACCTCATTCCGGTTCCATGATGTATCCGCACCCGAGTATGATGTCGTTTACGCCGCATTGGCAGGATCCAACCACGTTGCACCACTTCCAGACCACACCTCTGCCATCTTTGGCACCTGTTACGGCTCTGGAGCCGGAAATTCTCGAACACAAGTTGTCCACTTTGAATATAGACGGAGTGTGCAAACTGATGCAGAAAATACAAGATCTAGACAATAATTCATTGGAGCAATACATTTCGGTGATAAAGAAACATAACGTCAATGGAAAGGTGCTACTCCACTGCGATTTGGAGGAGCTCAAACGGCTGTTGAATATGTCGTTCGGGGACTGGGAAATGTTCAAGGTGCTGTTGATAAGTCTGAGAGAGTACGAGGTGACCAGTCTGATGCGTGAGGACGAAGTTGTGAAGCCCGCATCCTCGAATAAACATGAAAGGAAGGCGAGCGTTACCAAACTTCAGGTGCCTGGCGAGAAGGACTCAAAGATGCAGGTGGACGGACCTCCCAAAGAAAGAAAGCAGAGTGTGATAGAGAAACAG GTGACCTTAGAAGAGCAAATGATCTGCGGAGCCTTGCAAACCTTGAACGAGGAGGCATGTGAGGATGTACTGGAGGAAACCGAAGAGACTAAAATCGTAATAGAAGGCGATGTGCCTCAGACATCGGTGATCCCACCGAGTCCGGACCAGGCCAACAACCAAG ATTGGTCGCGTGGCACGAGATCGAGGACGAACAGCTCCAGCGGCCTGGTAGGTGACACTGATTTTGTATTGTTGCAATCCTCGCCCGTAGGTCACATGCACTGGCATCCAGTCAGTATTTCGATCGGCGGGCACCGACACTCGCCTACGGCCAGCGATCACAGTAGCTGCAGCTCGCAGCCACCGTCGCCCG TTGCAGAAAGAAGATTATCAAGTATAAGAATTGAAGACTTTAACAAAAGGGGCAGGCACGTCGTTATTAAAACAGGGTACACAGATAACACCCCAAGGGTTAGTATATCGTCGAACAACTCCACCGTTTTATACGAAAACATGGACGAAAAGCCACAGCAATACAAAACGACTGGTTCCCAAACCAAGCCACGTCCCAGTTCGTTGTACTTAATCAAACACGAGCAAAGACACAAACCGTCGATCAGAAACAGGTCGAAGTCAATCGATAACAGTCAGCAAAAGAAGGAGAAAAAGGAGAGCAGTTTCGAAAGGTTGCACAGACTGAAGGAGAAACTGTTGCATTCCAGTCCGGAGTTGAACGAAAACGCGAGCGACAACGAGAGTACTCCTCTCGTTTCGGAGGTGTCCACGCCCTCCAAATCCGGCCAGAGCACCGAAGTCAAAACGTCTGAATCAAATAGCTTAGTAGCGTCCCCGGTGTCACATAAAAGTCTTTCCCCAGACCAACCCACCAAGATCCAGACAAGGAGCGAGATGAATTTGACAGAGACTACGGACATGAGCCCGTCCATCTACGACGACCCGAACGACAGATCCATAACGAATCCGTCGTTTTCGCCTGAGTTCCACATGCGACCCAGAACCATGTCTGATTGTACTAATTCGTCGGTGTCCGGTCTAGACCATTTCCAGAGCAATTACAGCGTTCACAGTCACAGTAGTTCCAGCCCCTTGTCTAGGCAGAATGCGATGGAGTCTGAGGAAAACTTGACGGACGTGTTTTGCGATCCTGTTAGCAAGCAGTGA
- the LOC109601401 gene encoding kinase D-interacting substrate of 220 kDa B isoform X5, which translates to MFKTHRLFPAQTLHRTESMVSLCYRNLIGFINDDNIQGLESFLENKQVQIDDKDENGATALMVAATKGRSNFVSKLLANGADPNVEDNDGWTALLCASKEGHADVVRQLLEASAAVDHRDMGGWTSLMWATYKGRTEVALALLQAGADVNAHGNYHISSLLWAAGRGHHQITEALLAHGAKVNVGDKYGTTALVWACRKGYTDIVETLLKHGANVDTAGMYSWTALLVATQGNHVDVVNLLLEHKPNVNALDKDGCSPLTIACKEGYYEIATALMATGAYINIQDRAGDTNLIHAVKGGHRAVVEALLKKYADVDVMGKDKKTAMYIAVEKGNVNIAKMLLSSNPDLELATKDGDTPLLKAVRSRNAELVQMLLDKKAKVSAADKKGDTALHIAMRARSKAIVEILLRNPKHSQLLYRPNRNGETPYNIDVNHPKTILGQIFGARRLNTNEDNENMLGYDLYSSALADILSEPSLSMPITVGLYAKWGSGKSFLLSKLREEMKNFAREWVDPVFQFTSLLFLVLIHITITLGMIFGLSLQSWIVGLVVGLAVLILCYMFLALTWFASKKYDWDWPYNFNVKLTRKLNNLKLVLQILFCHPPGISNNDGVSAHPIRFFFTDQTRVSSTADGKNSIVQMIGSLYDAIENEYGSVATRLYRAFKPKPEKSSSTWTWRKLCCLPYVLIFEIAFLSLTLGVCALTMYLVNVNSSSEMDDFVLQIILICTALLLGVTAVANLYTWSKLLRTVFFSQRRHLQKSISRLETLNSEGFLQTLRQEVTLMKDMVRCLDRLSQQQTRMVIVVDGLDSCEQEKVLLILDTVHMLFSDANTPFIVILAIDPHVIAKAVEINSKRLFSENNIGGHNYLNNMVHLPFYLQNSGLRKVKVAQQTALSHRKNVASTWNENEDNLNSFLARSASCRRLSNENMLMSSRENLKLPGRKGSRKLKLSESIASSIGSNLNKIGGAQDLTKMLLTDDYFSDVNPRSMRRLMNVVYVTGRLLKAFQIDFNWYRLASWINITEQWPFRTSWIIYHYDLYEESLEDSTSLKSIYDKIRPHIPCIKNTEPLMDLDRDEKKFDIFLTFHRSSLLVSDLKIFLPFTINLDPYLKKLIKEETQTLEDEGISFGQAASLNVLHPNNSFTSWPGQQQTHIDWNTPKNSMVNRRAKPHSVAKMAPHSGSMMYPHPSMMSFTPHWQDPTTLHHFQTTPLPSLAPVTALEPEILEHKLSTLNIDGVCKLMQKIQDLDNNSLEQYISVIKKHNVNGKVLLHCDLEELKRLLNMSFGDWEMFKVLLISLREYEVTSLMREDEVVKPASSNKHERKASVTKLQVPGEKDSKMQVDGPPKERKQSVIEKQVTLEEQMICGALQTLNEEACEDVLEETEETKIVIEGDVPQTSVIPPSPDQANNQDWSRGTRSRTNSSSGLVGDTDFVLLQSSPVGHMHWHPVSISIGGHRHSPTASDHSSCSSQPPSPVAERRLSSIRIEDFNKRGRHVVIKTGYTDNTPRVSISSNNSTVLYENMDEKPQQYKTTGSQTKPRPSSLYLIKHEQRHKPSIRNRSKSIDNSQQKKEKKESSFERLHRLKEKLLHSSPELNENASDNESTPLVSEVSTPSKSGQSTEVKTSESNSLVASPVSHKSLSPDQPTKIQTRSEMNLTETTDMSPSIYDDPNDRSITNPSFSPEFHMRPRTMSDCTNSSVSGLDHFQSNYSVHSHSSSSPLSRQNAMESEENLTDVFCDPVSKQ; encoded by the exons ACATTACACAGGACAGAGTCCATGGTGTCCTTATGTTACCGGAATCTGATAGGGTTTATCAACGATGACAACATACAGGGTTTGGAGTCGTTCCTGGAAAACAAACAAGTGCAGATCGACGATAAAGATGAG AACGGAGCGACAGCACTCATGGTGGCGGCCACCAAGGGCCGCTCCAACTTCGTCAGCAAGCTGCTGGCGAACGGGGCAGATCCTAACGTGGAGGACAACGACGGTTGGACGGCGCTGCTGTGCGCGTCCAAGGAGGGCCACGCCGACGTCGTCCGGCAGTTGCTCGAGGCTAGCGCCGCCGTAGATCACAGAGACATG GGCGGTTGGACGTCTTTGATGTGGGCGACGTACAAGGGACGCACCGAAGTCGCCCTGGCGTTGTTGCAGGCGGGGGCGGACGTGAACGCCCACGGCAATTACCACATTTCGTCCTTGCTGTGGGCGGCCGGTCGCGGCCACCACCAAATTACCGAGGCGCTGCTGGCGCACGGTGCTAAAGTAAACGTAGGCGATAAGTACGGCACCACCGCCTTGGTGTGGGCGTGCCGTAAGGGTTACACCGATATTGTCgaaacacttttgaaacacGGTGCTAATGTGGATACTGCCGGCATGTATTCGTGGACCGCTTTGCTGGTGGCCACACAGGGTAACCACGTGGACGTGGTTAATTTGTTACTGGAGCACAAGCCTAACGTCAACGCACTGGACAAAGACGGCTGCAGCCCTCTTACAATCGCTTGTAAGGAAGGGTACTATGAGATAGCCACAGCACTTATGGCGACTGGGGCTTATATTAACATTCAAGACAGAGCGGGGGACACGAATTTGATACACGCAGTGAAGGGTGGTCACAGGGCGGTGGTGGAGGCGCTGTTGAAGAAGTACGCAGACGTCGACGTAATGGGTAAAGATAAGAAAACCGCTATGTACATTGCGGTTGAGAAAGGCAACGTTAACATCGCCAAGATGTTACTGAGCAGCAATCCAGACCTGGAGTTGGCTACGAAAGATGGCGATACACCTTTACTTAAAGCTGTACGTTCTCGCAACGCCGAATTGGTACAAATGCTGCTGGACAAAAAGGCTAAAGTATCAGCCGCCGACAAAAAAGGCGACACTGCGCTTCATATAGCTATGCGTGCCCGTTCCAAAGCTATAGTTGAAATTTTGTTACGCAACCCGAAGCACAGTCAATTGTTGTACAGACCAAACAGAAATGGGGAGACCCCTTATAATATCGATGTTAACCATCCCAAGACGATTTTGGGACAGATTTTTGGCGCTCGAAGACTTAACACTAACGAAGATAATGAGAACATGTTGGGGTATGATTTGTACAGTAGTGCGTTGGCTGACATATTAAGTGAGCCATCCTTATCAATGCCCATTACTGTGGGGTTATATGCCAAATGGGGCAGTGGAAAATCGTTTCTGTTAAGCAAGCTTAGGGAGGAGATGAAGAATTTTGCCAGAGAATGGGTGGATCCGGTCTTCCAGTTCACGAGTCTGTTGTTCCTTGTACTTATTCATATTACCATTACCTTAGGAATGATTTTTGGACTGTCTTTGCAGTCGTGGATTGTGGGTTTGGTTGTAGGACTAGCCGTTTTAATTCTTTGTTACATGTTTTTGGCGTTAACGTGGTTTGCTAGTAAAAAGTATGATTGGGATTGGCCGTATAACTTCAACGTAAAGTTGACCAGAAAactgaacaatttaaaattggtacTGCAAATATTATTCTGCCATCCCCCAGGTATATCTAATAACGACGGTGTATCAGCTCATCCAATAAG atTCTTTTTCACGGATCAAACAAGGGTCAGCAGCACAGCCGACGGCAAAAACTCGATAGTCCAAATGATAGGCTCCCTATACGACGCAATTGAAAATGAATATGGCTCAGTTGCCACTCGTTTATACCGTGCATTCAAACCGAAGCCGGAGAAGTCTTCCTCCACGTGGACGTGGAGAAAGTTGTGCTGCCTGCCTTACGTTCTTATTTTCGAAATCGCTTTCTTATCGCTGACGTTGGGAGTCTGTGCCTTGACTATGTACTTGGTCAACGTTAACAGTAGCTC CGAAATGGACGACTTCGTCCTTCAGATCATCCTCATTTGTACAGCCCTGTTGTTGGGCGTAACGGCGGTTGCTAATCTGTACACGTGGAGCAAACTGCTAAGGACCGTGTTCTTTTCGCAGCGTCGTCATCTCCAGAAGTCCATTTCTAGGTTGGAGACACTCAACTCTGAGGGCTTCCTGCAAACCTTGCGCCAAGAA gTAACGTTAATGAAGGACATGGTGCGTTGCTTGGACAGATTAAGCCAGCAGCAAACTCGCATGGTGATCGTAGTTGATGGCTTGGACAGTTGTGAGCAGGAAAAGGTTTTGTTGATACTCGACACCGTTCACATGTTATTCTCCGATGCCAACACACcctttattgtaattttggcTATCGATCCGCACGTAATCGCAAAG GCTGTTGAGATCAACTCAAAACGGTTGTTCAGCGAAAACAACATCGGCGGCCACAACTACCTCAACAATATGGTGCACCTGCCGTTTTACTTGCAAAACTCCGGTCTTAGGAAGGTGAAAGTCGCCCAACAAACAGCACTGTCCCACAGGAAAAATGTTGCCTCCACGTGGAACGAAAACGAGGATAACTTGAATTCTTTCCTTGCCAGATCT GCCTCTTGCCGAAGACTTTCAAACGAGAACATGCTGATGTCTAGTCGTGAGAATCTGAAGTTGCCAGGCAGAAAAGGCTCGCGTAAACTTAAGCTATCCGAATCGATAGCCAGCTCAATTGGCTCGAATTTGAACAAGATTGGAGGAGCTCAGGATCTTACTAAGATGTTACTTACTGACGACTATTTCAGTGACGTCAATCCCAGGTCAATGAGAAGACTGATGAACGTAGTTTATGTTACAG GTCGGTTACTTAAAGCATTCCAAATAGATTTTAACTGGTATCGTTTGGCCTCGTGGATCAACATAACGGAACAGTGGCCATTCCGCACCTCATGGATAATATACCATTATGATTTATACGAAGAAAGTCTCGAAGATAGTACTTCTTTAAAGTCAATCTACGACAAGATCCGCCCACACATTCCCTGCATCAAAAACACGGAACCGTTGATGGATTTGGACAGAGATGAGAAAAAGTTCGACATCTTCTTAACCTTCCACCGGTCTAGTCTTTTAGTGAGCGATTTGAAGATATTCTTGCCCTTCACCATCAACCTGGACCcctatttaaagaaactaatcaAAGAGGAGACACAGACGTTGGAGGATGAAGGCATTTCGTTTGGACAGGCCGCATCACTTAACGTATTGCATCCAAACAATTCATTTACATCTTGGCCTGGCCAACAACAGACACATATAGACTGGAACACTCCTAAGAACAGTATGGTGAATAGACGTGCGAAACCACATTCAGTAGCCAAGATGGCACCTCATTCCGGTTCCATGATGTATCCGCACCCGAGTATGATGTCGTTTACGCCGCATTGGCAGGATCCAACCACGTTGCACCACTTCCAGACCACACCTCTGCCATCTTTGGCACCTGTTACGGCTCTGGAGCCGGAAATTCTCGAACACAAGTTGTCCACTTTGAATATAGACGGAGTGTGCAAACTGATGCAGAAAATACAAGATCTAGACAATAATTCATTGGAGCAATACATTTCGGTGATAAAGAAACATAACGTCAATGGAAAGGTGCTACTCCACTGCGATTTGGAGGAGCTCAAACGGCTGTTGAATATGTCGTTCGGGGACTGGGAAATGTTCAAGGTGCTGTTGATAAGTCTGAGAGAGTACGAGGTGACCAGTCTGATGCGTGAGGACGAAGTTGTGAAGCCCGCATCCTCGAATAAACATGAAAGGAAGGCGAGCGTTACCAAACTTCAGGTGCCTGGCGAGAAGGACTCAAAGATGCAGGTGGACGGACCTCCCAAAGAAAGAAAGCAGAGTGTGATAGAGAAACAG GTGACCTTAGAAGAGCAAATGATCTGCGGAGCCTTGCAAACCTTGAACGAGGAGGCATGTGAGGATGTACTGGAGGAAACCGAAGAGACTAAAATCGTAATAGAAGGCGATGTGCCTCAGACATCGGTGATCCCACCGAGTCCGGACCAGGCCAACAACCAAG ATTGGTCGCGTGGCACGAGATCGAGGACGAACAGCTCCAGCGGCCTGGTAGGTGACACTGATTTTGTATTGTTGCAATCCTCGCCCGTAGGTCACATGCACTGGCATCCAGTCAGTATTTCGATCGGCGGGCACCGACACTCGCCTACGGCCAGCGATCACAGTAGCTGCAGCTCGCAGCCACCGTCGCCCG TTGCAGAAAGAAGATTATCAAGTATAAGAATTGAAGACTTTAACAAAAGGGGCAGGCACGTCGTTATTAAAACAGGGTACACAGATAACACCCCAAGGGTTAGTATATCGTCGAACAACTCCACCGTTTTATACGAAAACATGGACGAAAAGCCACAGCAATACAAAACGACTGGTTCCCAAACCAAGCCACGTCCCAGTTCGTTGTACTTAATCAAACACGAGCAAAGACACAAACCGTCGATCAGAAACAGGTCGAAGTCAATCGATAACAGTCAGCAAAAGAAGGAGAAAAAGGAGAGCAGTTTCGAAAGGTTGCACAGACTGAAGGAGAAACTGTTGCATTCCAGTCCGGAGTTGAACGAAAACGCGAGCGACAACGAGAGTACTCCTCTCGTTTCGGAGGTGTCCACGCCCTCCAAATCCGGCCAGAGCACCGAAGTCAAAACGTCTGAATCAAATAGCTTAGTAGCGTCCCCGGTGTCACATAAAAGTCTTTCCCCAGACCAACCCACCAAGATCCAGACAAGGAGCGAGATGAATTTGACAGAGACTACGGACATGAGCCCGTCCATCTACGACGACCCGAACGACAGATCCATAACGAATCCGTCGTTTTCGCCTGAGTTCCACATGCGACCCAGAACCATGTCTGATTGTACTAATTCGTCGGTGTCCGGTCTAGACCATTTCCAGAGCAATTACAGCGTTCACAGTCACAGTAGTTCCAGCCCCTTGTCTAGGCAGAATGCGATGGAGTCTGAGGAAAACTTGACGGACGTGTTTTGCGATCCTGTTAGCAAGCAGTGA